Proteins encoded by one window of Verrucomicrobiota bacterium:
- a CDS encoding cytochrome C — protein MPIYEFYSPDNNKLYQFFARSLRYSDKVPLCPDGKELRMEKRVSKFAITGKAKEESDEDDPFADMSESQMESLMGEFEGEMAGMDEENPDPRMMGKFMRRMCEVTGRELPGPLEEMVGRMEKGEDPEALEEEFGDVLDDEDMDLFAKQRAKLFGKKPPLRDPQLYEFSDFLEESPATS, from the coding sequence ATGCCGATCTACGAATTCTACTCCCCGGACAACAACAAGCTCTATCAGTTCTTTGCGCGGTCCTTGCGTTACAGTGACAAGGTGCCGCTCTGTCCTGACGGAAAGGAACTGCGCATGGAAAAGCGGGTCTCCAAATTCGCGATCACTGGCAAGGCCAAGGAAGAAAGCGATGAGGACGATCCTTTTGCCGATATGAGTGAGTCCCAGATGGAGTCGCTTATGGGAGAGTTCGAGGGCGAAATGGCGGGCATGGATGAGGAGAATCCAGACCCTCGGATGATGGGGAAATTCATGCGGCGGATGTGTGAGGTGACGGGACGGGAACTGCCGGGACCGCTGGAGGAAATGGTGGGGCGCATGGAAAAGGGGGAGGACCCCGAGGCGCTCGAAGAAGAGTTCGGGGATGTGCTCGACGATGAGGACATGGATCTTTTTGCCAAGCAAAGGGCCAAGCTGTTTGGCAAAAAACCACCGCTGCGAGACCCTCAACTCTACGAGTTTTCCGATTTTCTGGAAGAGAGTCCCGCCACCTCGTGA
- the fusA gene encoding elongation factor G, translating to MKDLSKYRNIGIFAHVDAGKTTTTERILKLTGKIHKLGEVHDGAATTDFMEQEQERGITIQSAATTCFWPGSEQQYEPHQFNIIDTPGHVDFTIEVYRSLKVLDGGVGVFCGSGGVEPQSETNWRYANDSEVSRIIYVNKLDRIGADFYRVVKQVEEVLAAKPLVMVLPIGSESEFTGVVDLLTETAWIWDDSGDPLNYEKKAVPEDMKEKVAEYRHLLIETVVEQDDNVMESYLEGEEPDLATIKKLIRKGTIALDFFPTYCGSSFKNKGVQLVLDAVVDYLPSPTEVKPQPEIDLEGNETGGYAEVDVDKPLRSLAFKIMDDKYGALTFTRIYSGKIEKGMNVLNTYTGKTERIGRLVQMHADNREEINSAQAGDIIAIVGLKNVQTGHTLADPKEPATLEPMVFPDPVISLAIAAKDKANAEKLGVALGKMVQEDPSFRVETDQDSGETILKGMGELHLDIKVDILKRTHKVEVDVGAPQVAYRESITQKVDDSYTHKKQSGGSGQFAKIDYTIEPNEAGAGFEFESTVVGGNVPREYWTAVEKGFQLSMERGVLAGYPQVDVKVNLRDGGFHAVDSSAVAFEIASRAAYRQTIPKAGPQILEPIMKLDVFTPEDNVGDVIGDLNRRRGMIKTQDSLPTGVRVKAEAPLSEMFGYIGDLRTMTSGRGQFSMEFLHYAPCPRNVAEQVIVEAKEREEAKKK from the coding sequence ATGAAAGATCTCTCCAAATACCGCAACATCGGCATTTTCGCACACGTGGACGCCGGGAAAACCACCACCACCGAGCGTATCCTCAAGTTGACCGGGAAGATCCACAAACTGGGTGAAGTGCATGATGGAGCGGCCACGACCGACTTCATGGAGCAGGAACAGGAGCGGGGTATTACCATCCAGTCCGCCGCCACCACTTGTTTCTGGCCGGGCAGTGAGCAGCAGTATGAACCGCACCAGTTCAATATCATCGACACTCCGGGTCACGTCGATTTCACGATCGAGGTCTACCGTTCACTCAAAGTCTTGGATGGTGGAGTGGGCGTCTTTTGCGGCTCCGGCGGCGTCGAACCCCAGTCGGAGACCAACTGGCGCTATGCCAACGATTCGGAAGTGTCCCGGATCATCTACGTAAACAAGCTCGACCGGATCGGAGCGGATTTCTATCGTGTGGTCAAGCAAGTGGAAGAGGTGCTGGCTGCCAAACCGCTCGTGATGGTTTTGCCCATCGGCAGCGAGAGCGAGTTCACTGGAGTGGTGGACCTTTTGACGGAAACCGCTTGGATCTGGGATGATTCAGGAGACCCGCTCAACTACGAGAAGAAGGCGGTCCCGGAAGACATGAAGGAAAAGGTCGCGGAGTATCGCCATCTCTTGATCGAAACCGTGGTGGAGCAGGATGATAACGTGATGGAGAGCTACCTCGAAGGCGAGGAGCCCGATCTGGCCACCATCAAAAAGCTGATTCGCAAGGGAACCATCGCCCTCGATTTCTTTCCCACCTACTGCGGCTCGTCCTTCAAAAACAAGGGGGTGCAATTGGTGCTTGACGCCGTCGTCGACTACTTGCCGAGCCCGACAGAGGTCAAGCCTCAGCCTGAGATCGATCTCGAGGGCAACGAGACCGGCGGCTATGCCGAAGTGGATGTCGACAAACCACTCCGTTCCCTGGCTTTCAAAATCATGGATGACAAATACGGGGCCCTCACCTTCACCCGCATTTACTCGGGCAAGATCGAGAAGGGCATGAATGTCCTCAATACCTACACCGGCAAGACGGAGCGGATCGGTCGTCTCGTGCAAATGCATGCCGACAACCGCGAAGAGATCAACTCCGCGCAAGCGGGGGACATCATCGCCATCGTGGGCCTCAAGAACGTGCAAACCGGGCACACTCTGGCCGACCCGAAGGAACCGGCTACGCTCGAGCCGATGGTCTTCCCCGATCCGGTGATTTCCCTGGCGATCGCCGCCAAGGACAAGGCCAACGCGGAGAAACTGGGCGTGGCGCTTGGCAAAATGGTGCAAGAGGACCCTTCCTTCCGGGTGGAGACAGACCAAGATTCGGGAGAGACCATTCTCAAGGGTATGGGCGAACTCCACCTCGATATCAAAGTGGATATCCTCAAGCGCACGCACAAGGTGGAGGTAGACGTGGGCGCTCCCCAAGTGGCCTACCGCGAATCGATCACCCAAAAGGTAGACGATTCCTACACCCACAAGAAGCAGTCAGGGGGTTCGGGGCAGTTTGCCAAAATTGACTACACCATCGAGCCGAACGAAGCCGGAGCGGGCTTTGAGTTTGAGTCGACGGTGGTGGGCGGCAACGTCCCTCGGGAGTATTGGACCGCGGTCGAGAAGGGCTTCCAGCTTTCGATGGAGCGGGGTGTGCTGGCCGGGTATCCCCAGGTCGATGTCAAAGTGAACCTCCGGGATGGGGGCTTCCACGCGGTGGACTCCTCGGCGGTGGCCTTCGAAATCGCCTCCCGAGCCGCCTACCGTCAGACCATCCCCAAGGCGGGACCTCAGATTCTGGAGCCGATTATGAAGCTCGATGTCTTCACGCCAGAGGACAATGTGGGTGACGTGATTGGCGACCTCAATCGCCGCCGCGGGATGATCAAAACCCAAGACAGTCTCCCAACGGGCGTCCGCGTGAAGGCGGAAGCTCCCTTGAGCGAAATGTTTGGCTACATCGGCGATCTCCGCACCATGACCTCAGGTCGCGGTCAATTCTCGATGGAATTCCTCCACTACGCGCCCTGCCCACGGAACGTGGCGGAGCAGGTCATCGTGGAAGCCAAAGAACGGGAAGAAGCCAAGAAGAAGTAG
- the mpl gene encoding UDP-N-acetylmuramate:L-alanyl-gamma-D-glutamyl-meso-diaminopimelate ligase: protein MSEGRHIHFLGICGTAMGAVAAGLKRKGFLISGSDEKVYPPMSTFLEAEGVELRAGYRPENLPEEAELVVVGNALSRGNEELEAVLDRKLRYLSLPETLKEFFLRGKRNLVVTGTHGKTTTTSILTHLLEEAGRDPSYLIGGVPRNLAGGARFTDSDFFVLEGDEYDTAFFDKRSKFLHYLPELVIINNIEFDHADIYEDLEAIKLTFRRLVNLIPRSGRLFINGDDPSCLEVAERSLAPVSKIGLGPENDLRIEALVFQAEGTSFRLEGESYFSPLFGEFNARNVAMAITTARAAGLSAEEIRAGLRSFQGVKRRQELRGEVNGVKVIDDFAHHPTAIRECLHAIRQRFQAGRLWAIFEPRSNTMRRKIFEADLAESLAGADGVIISAVENPEKVQAEDRLQPERVVERLASLGKAAFYAEDVEAIVSYLKKESRSGDVVAVFSNGGFGGLHEKLLSELGS from the coding sequence TTGAGCGAGGGACGACACATTCATTTTTTGGGAATCTGCGGCACGGCCATGGGGGCGGTGGCGGCTGGGCTCAAGCGAAAGGGCTTCCTGATCAGTGGCTCCGACGAGAAGGTCTACCCACCCATGTCCACTTTTTTGGAGGCTGAGGGCGTGGAGCTGAGGGCGGGCTATCGACCGGAAAACCTGCCCGAGGAGGCGGAACTGGTGGTGGTGGGCAATGCCCTCAGCCGGGGCAATGAAGAACTGGAAGCGGTCTTGGATCGCAAGCTCCGCTACCTCTCGCTCCCCGAGACGCTGAAAGAGTTTTTTCTCCGCGGGAAGCGGAATCTGGTGGTGACAGGGACCCACGGCAAGACCACCACCACTTCCATTCTGACCCATCTCTTGGAAGAGGCTGGACGCGACCCAAGCTACCTCATCGGAGGGGTGCCGCGGAATCTGGCTGGCGGGGCCCGGTTTACCGACTCGGACTTCTTTGTGCTGGAGGGGGATGAATACGACACGGCCTTCTTCGACAAGCGGTCCAAATTTCTCCACTACCTGCCGGAGTTGGTCATCATCAACAACATCGAGTTCGATCACGCCGATATCTATGAGGACCTGGAGGCCATCAAGCTAACCTTCCGGCGATTGGTCAATCTCATCCCGCGGAGCGGCCGCCTGTTCATCAATGGAGATGACCCCTCTTGCCTTGAGGTGGCGGAGCGCTCCTTAGCTCCCGTGTCGAAAATCGGGCTTGGTCCCGAGAACGACTTGCGGATCGAGGCCCTGGTCTTCCAGGCGGAAGGGACCTCTTTCCGTTTGGAAGGGGAGAGCTACTTCAGCCCACTCTTCGGCGAGTTCAATGCCCGCAATGTGGCCATGGCCATCACGACAGCCAGGGCCGCCGGGCTATCGGCCGAGGAAATTCGAGCGGGACTGCGGAGCTTCCAGGGAGTGAAGCGTCGTCAAGAACTGCGGGGGGAGGTCAACGGCGTCAAAGTGATCGACGATTTTGCCCATCATCCAACAGCCATCCGAGAGTGCCTGCATGCCATCCGACAAAGGTTCCAGGCGGGTCGGCTCTGGGCCATTTTTGAGCCCCGGTCCAACACCATGCGTCGCAAGATCTTTGAGGCCGATTTGGCGGAGTCGCTCGCAGGGGCGGACGGTGTCATCATTTCGGCGGTCGAAAACCCGGAGAAGGTCCAGGCTGAGGATCGCCTGCAACCGGAGCGAGTGGTGGAGAGGCTCGCGAGCCTGGGCAAAGCCGCTTTCTATGCGGAGGATGTGGAAGCGATTGTCAGCTACTTGAAAAAGGAGAGTCGCTCGGGCGATGTCGTGGCGGTCTTCAGCAATGGCGGCTTTGGCGGCCTTCACGAGAAGCTTTTGAGCGAGCTCGGCTCTTAG
- a CDS encoding galactosyldiacylglycerol synthase, with translation MSKQPKILITTAAFGDGHNTAARNLHAAFQRLGVDSEVRDFLVEGAPGVTRTLNQSYRWAITHMPRLWHRLYGYADKACLHGSWLNAFDLPERALASYLGRHRPDFILSTYPLYAYLLNSLYLGRLRRPFPVYNVITDSLTINHAWLRGGVDHSFVTDALTADIVRQDLPPHDVTVSGFPVDLGFERLFSQLTPPRPGYPLRVLYMATERPPKVAQTLRHILEYQSRSGMDVTVVLGRREKELRRLVESVAGRQSVEILGWTDRIPELMCTHHVLISKAGGATVHEARAAHCPLMINFVVPGQEEGNAELMLRENCGCRLENTQDIPRQLRAWFEHGAERWLALRDSLYRVGQPDAAMNIARRTLAMNGLSAPEISQFPEPPLEEKASSSKA, from the coding sequence GTGTCGAAGCAACCGAAAATCCTGATCACGACCGCCGCCTTCGGAGACGGGCACAACACCGCCGCGCGAAATCTTCACGCGGCCTTCCAGCGCCTGGGGGTCGATTCGGAAGTCCGCGATTTTTTGGTGGAAGGCGCCCCGGGCGTAACCCGCACCCTCAACCAAAGCTACCGCTGGGCCATTACCCACATGCCCAGGCTCTGGCATCGGCTCTACGGCTACGCGGACAAAGCCTGCCTCCACGGTTCCTGGTTGAATGCCTTTGATCTCCCCGAGCGGGCGTTGGCCAGCTACCTCGGCCGGCATCGGCCCGACTTCATCCTCTCGACCTACCCCCTCTACGCCTACCTGCTCAACAGCCTTTACCTGGGACGGCTGAGGCGACCCTTTCCAGTTTACAACGTCATCACCGACTCGCTCACCATCAACCACGCCTGGCTCCGGGGCGGGGTCGATCATTCCTTTGTCACAGACGCCCTCACGGCCGACATTGTCCGCCAAGACCTACCTCCCCATGACGTAACCGTCTCCGGCTTCCCGGTCGATCTCGGTTTTGAACGACTTTTCTCCCAGCTCACGCCTCCCCGTCCCGGCTACCCCCTCCGGGTCCTCTACATGGCCACCGAGCGCCCGCCCAAAGTGGCCCAGACGCTTCGCCACATCCTGGAATACCAGAGCCGCTCCGGCATGGACGTCACCGTCGTGCTGGGACGGCGGGAAAAGGAATTGCGACGGCTGGTGGAATCAGTGGCGGGACGGCAATCGGTCGAAATCCTCGGGTGGACCGACCGCATCCCCGAACTCATGTGCACCCACCATGTGCTCATCTCGAAAGCGGGCGGCGCCACCGTGCATGAGGCGCGGGCAGCCCACTGCCCCCTGATGATCAACTTCGTGGTGCCCGGCCAGGAAGAAGGCAATGCCGAACTCATGTTGCGGGAAAACTGCGGCTGTCGGCTGGAAAACACCCAGGACATCCCGAGGCAACTGCGGGCTTGGTTTGAACACGGAGCCGAACGCTGGCTCGCCCTGCGGGACTCGCTCTATCGAGTGGGCCAACCAGACGCAGCCATGAACATCGCTCGTCGCACCCTCGCCATGAATGGGCTCTCCGCTCCGGAGATTTCCCAGTTCCCTGAGCCACCCTTGGAAGAAAAAGCCTCTAGCTCCAAGGCGTGA